Proteins from a genomic interval of Paenibacillus lentus:
- a CDS encoding glycoside hydrolase family 43 protein, translated as MLAETGKQVADEAPKFENASVHDPSVIKVEDTYYVFGSHLAAAKTTDFMNWTQIASGVHDGNPLIPNVTTELAETLEWAQSNTLWAPDVIQLPDGRFYMYYNACKGDSPLSAMGVAVADHVEGPYKDLGIMLKSGMWGQPSEDGTVYDATVHPNVVDPHVFFDKENKLWMVYGSYSGGIYILEMDSKTGFPYPDQGYGKKLLGANHSRIEGPYMLYSPETDYYYMFLSYGGLDAIGGYNIRVVRSKAPDGPFEDAEGHDMTGVGGPAGTFFDDEAIAPYGVKLMGNVQFDYVEGETPGVGTAYVSPGHNSAYYDKATGKYYLIFHTRFPNRGESHEVRVHQMFLNEDGWPVVAPHRYSGETIGAYEAAELVGDYKFVRHGKDITAEVKASSIIHLGADGKVSGSETGTWRFIGDHGLELKLDGSVFRGGFLRQWDGGTMQNVIVFSALSEAGEAAWGSRVGLKE; from the coding sequence ATGCTGGCAGAGACGGGGAAACAGGTTGCCGATGAGGCTCCGAAGTTTGAAAACGCATCGGTTCATGATCCGTCCGTCATTAAGGTGGAAGATACTTATTATGTCTTCGGATCCCATTTGGCTGCCGCGAAGACGACTGATTTCATGAATTGGACGCAGATTGCTTCGGGCGTGCACGATGGGAATCCCTTGATTCCTAATGTGACTACCGAGCTGGCGGAGACGCTGGAATGGGCGCAGAGCAATACGCTCTGGGCGCCGGACGTCATTCAACTGCCGGATGGGCGCTTTTATATGTACTATAACGCCTGCAAGGGGGATTCCCCGTTGTCGGCGATGGGCGTCGCGGTTGCGGATCATGTCGAGGGGCCGTATAAAGATTTGGGTATAATGCTCAAGTCGGGGATGTGGGGGCAGCCGAGCGAGGACGGTACAGTGTATGATGCCACCGTTCATCCGAATGTGGTGGATCCTCATGTATTTTTCGATAAAGAAAATAAGCTGTGGATGGTCTACGGTTCTTATTCCGGGGGCATCTATATTTTGGAGATGGATTCCAAGACCGGGTTCCCTTACCCAGATCAGGGTTACGGCAAGAAGCTGCTTGGAGCAAATCATAGTCGTATCGAAGGGCCTTATATGCTGTATAGCCCGGAGACGGATTATTACTATATGTTCCTGTCCTACGGCGGCCTTGATGCCATTGGGGGCTACAATATTCGCGTCGTACGCTCAAAAGCGCCTGACGGCCCGTTTGAGGATGCCGAGGGTCATGACATGACCGGCGTAGGCGGTCCGGCGGGAACATTCTTTGACGATGAGGCGATCGCGCCTTATGGCGTGAAGCTGATGGGGAATGTGCAATTCGATTATGTGGAAGGAGAGACGCCCGGGGTGGGTACGGCCTATGTATCTCCTGGGCATAATTCCGCCTACTATGATAAAGCGACTGGGAAGTATTATCTGATCTTTCATACCCGGTTCCCGAACCGGGGGGAGAGTCATGAGGTGCGCGTCCATCAGATGTTCCTGAACGAGGATGGCTGGCCGGTCGTTGCCCCTCACCGCTATAGCGGTGAAACGATTGGAGCGTATGAAGCGGCCGAGTTGGTCGGCGATTACAAGTTCGTCCGCCACGGCAAGGACATTACTGCGGAGGTCAAGGCGTCCTCGATTATTCATCTTGGGGCAGACGGCAAGGTCAGTGGGAGCGAGACGGGCACATGGCGCTTCATCGGCGATCATGGTTTGGAATTGAAGCTGGACGGCAGCGTATTTCGCGGCGGGTTCCTGCGTCAGTGGGATGGGGGAACGATGCAGAACGTCATCGTTTTCTCAGCGCTTTCTGAAGCCGGAGAAGCCGCATGGGGTAGCCGCGTGGGGTTGAAGGAGTAG